One Phaseolus vulgaris cultivar G19833 chromosome 2, P. vulgaris v2.0, whole genome shotgun sequence DNA window includes the following coding sequences:
- the LOC137811545 gene encoding ribonuclease 1-like produces MPPPKYHNPKNLIKISLFTSKIEAIMLSKGSISMKLLLLLHLAILCVSQDFDFYYFVQQWPGSYCDTQNSCCYPTTGKPAADFGIHGLWPNYKDGSYPSNCDSNNRFQPSQISDLTSSLQRNWPTLACPSGNGVQFWTHEWEKHGTCSESLLKQHDYFEAALDLKQRANLLRALTNAGIQPDGGFYSLSSIKGAIKDAIGYTPYIECNVDASRNSQLYQVYLCVDTSGSGFIECPVFPKGKCGSQVEFPTF; encoded by the exons ATGCCTCCACCAAAGTATCATAATCCAAAAAACCTCATCAAAATTTCTCTGTTTACTTCTAAAATAGAGGCAATCATGTTGTCCAAAGGGTCCATCTCGATGAAGCTTTTGCTGCTTCTGCATTTGGCCATTCTCTGTGTTTCACAGGATTTTGATTTCTACTACTTTGTTCAGCAG TGGCCAGGATCTTACTGTGACACACAGAACAGTTGCTGCTACCCAACCACTGGGAAACCCGCTGCAGATTTTGGCATTCATGGGCTGTGGCCTAATTACAAAGATGGCTCTTACCCATCTAACTGTGATTCAAACAATCGTTTTCAGCCATCCCAG ATATCAGATTTGACAAGCAGTTTGCAGAGAAATTGGCCCACTCTAGCATGCCCAAGTGGTAACGGGGTCCAATTCTGGACCCACGAATGGGAGAAACATGGCACTTGCTCCGAGTCACTCCTTAAGCAACATGACTATTTTGAAGCAGCTCTCGATCTGAAGCAGAGAGCCAACCTCCTCCGAGCTCTTACGAATGCGG GGATACAACCAGATGGAGGGTTTTACAGTCTCAGCAGCATCAAGGGGGCTATAAAAGATGCAATTGGGTACACTCCATACATTGAGTGCAATGTGGATGCATCACGTAACAGCCAGCTTTACCAAGTTTATCTGTGTGTGGACACTTCAGGGTCTGGCTTCATCGAATGCCCTGTGTTCCCTAAAGGCAAATGTGGGTCCCAAGTAGAGTTCCCAACTTTCTAA